ATTCATCATTCGGCGCGTGGAGGGAGACCGCCAGTGTGACCGGCAGTTTTTCTTTCATCAGGCTGCGGATTCCCGGCACGTAGCCTATGGTCGAAACAGTGAGATGCCTGGCGCTTATTCCCATTTCTTCGTTCAGCAGGCGCAGAGCCTTGACCGTCGAATTGTAGTTGAGCAACGGCTCGCCCATTCCCATGAAGGTCACGTGATCGATTTTGAGTTGCGGACGGGCTTCTGTTGCTGTATTTACGGCGCCGTTTACGGTCAATACCTGATCGACGATCTCACCGGGAGTCAGGTTGCGCTTGAACCCGCTCTGACCCGTGGCGCAGAAAGCGCATCCGACCGGGCAACCGGCCTGGGTGGAAACACAGCAGCTGAACCTTTCGGCGTATAGCATGCCTACCGTTTCAACCTTCGCCCCGTCCATCAATTCCAGAAGGAGCTTGATCGTGCCGTCGGAAGCCTGCTGGCGGGTGATTTCACGAGAGCGCCCGACCGTGTAATTCGCCTTCAATTTTTCCCTGAAAGGCGCCGGAAGGGTCAGCATCTGGTCGAAGTCACAAGCCCCCTGCTTGTACAGCCAGTCAGTTACCTGACGGCCCCGGAAAGCCGGCAGACCTTCCGATTCGGTTATGGCGATCAGTTCCCGGGTATTCATGCCCAGGAGGGCGGGGTGGGTGTCACAATTTTTCACTTCTGGATTATCTCAAAAGCGACACCGTGCGGCAAAACACATAGCAGGCATGCGATTGTTAAATGCTACAATAAGAAAAAACAGGTGAAAATAATGACCGTCGTACCGTTGATCACATCCATCGTGAGTCTGATTTTCGCGGTCCTGGTCCTGGACCAGTTCTTCGCCCATCGGCGTCCGTATCAGTTGGTATGGTGCCTGGGGCTGTTGATATACGCCTTAAGCTCCGGCTCGGAATTCGTTGCCAACACAGCGGCATCTCCGAGGCCGTCTATAAGACCTGGTATCTCTTCGGCGCAATCCTGGTAGCCGCCTGGCTCGGTATGGGCACACTCTACTTGCTGTTAAAACGGGGCGTGGCGAACATCATTATGGTCGTTCTGGCCATGGTCTCGATTTTCGCGGCATTTAAGGTTTACACGGTCTCCATCGATGTCGGCGGATTAACCGGACTGGCGACCGGCATCATGCCCGGAGGCATCGTCGCCCTGACGGTAATCCTCAATATTTTCGGTACGCTGGCACTGGTGGGCGGCGCTCTTTACAGCGCCTGGTTTTTCTGGCGGAACCGCACGATGAAACACCGGGTGCTATCCAATATCCTCATTGCTTTCGGTGCCATCCTTCCGGCTATGGGCGGCACCAGCATGAGGCTCTCCGGCGACATGACGCTCTTTTATTTCATGGAAATGGCCGGGATTGTCATCATCTTCATTGGGTTCCTGCGGTCGAATGAGGTCTTCGGAGTCGCCTGGTTCCCGCTGATCCACGGCTTTTCTAAGATTGAAACCCGGCGATAAACCGCTATTTCCTATGAGTAGCCGATTCCACAAATTTCTGTGCCAGCCGGGGATCGCTGCCGAAATGCAGGTGGAGGTAGCTGGCCAGCAAATTGTTTTCCGGTCCCAGAACGAAGCCTTCTAGCTGCTCTTTGGGGTCGGTAACCTGATAAGCTGCAACGGTCTGATCCGGCTCATCGAGTTTCGACCAGTGGAACAGGTGGCCCCTGATCGGCTGGCCTTTGCCAGCGATGGGTGTCGATTTCAAGGCCGTTGCCTTTGTGTAGCCCAGGCGTTGGAGCTTATTCTGCATCTCGCAATAACCGGGCAGCAAGCCGACCATTTCGTATCGGTTACCACGGAAATCGGCGATGCCCTGGGAGAGGTACATCAATCCGCCGCATTCGGCATAAACCGGCAGCTCTGACGCTACCGCGTCTCGAATGGCACGCTTCATCGAAAGATTAGCCTCGAGTTCGCGCAAAAACACCTCCGGAAATCCGCCGCCGATGTACACGCCGTTGGTTCCTGCGGGCAAAATACTATCCGCGACAGGACTGAAATTGACGATTTCAGCCCCCCAGGCCCGGAGCATTTCAATATTGGCTTCGTAGTAAAAATTGAAAGCTTCATCCCTGGCCACGGCAATACGGCAGCGTGGAGAAATGGGATGGTCTGGAAACAGCACAGCGTTTTGTTTTAGCGTAAACTCTGGAGCTTTTCGAGCCAAATCCAAGAGCTGATCGAGATCGATATGCTCCTCGATAAGGTCGCCTAATTCATCGAGGAAACTCTTCCCCCCGCCGCGCTCCGCCACCGGTACCAGACCCAGGTGCCTTTCGGGCAGGGTGAGGTTGGCGGTTTTGGGCAGGTAACCGATGACCGGAACGCCGCAGCGCTCCTCGATGGCGCTTTTAGCCGAACGGAGGTGTGATTGGCTTCCCACCTGGTTCAGAATGATGCCCGATACCTTTACATCTGGATCGTAGGTGCAGTACCCCAG
This is a stretch of genomic DNA from Dehalogenimonas etheniformans. It encodes these proteins:
- the rlmN gene encoding 23S rRNA (adenine(2503)-C(2))-methyltransferase RlmN — encoded protein: MKNCDTHPALLGMNTRELIAITESEGLPAFRGRQVTDWLYKQGACDFDQMLTLPAPFREKLKANYTVGRSREITRQQASDGTIKLLLELMDGAKVETVGMLYAERFSCCVSTQAGCPVGCAFCATGQSGFKRNLTPGEIVDQVLTVNGAVNTATEARPQLKIDHVTFMGMGEPLLNYNSTVKALRLLNEEMGISARHLTVSTIGYVPGIRSLMKEKLPVTLAVSLHAPNDELRRRLIPSLTRWNVAKIIETCREYFMATGRRITIEYCLIDKINDSQEEAVQLSELLRGLNCHVNLIPFNPAAGLPFKTSPQERVKAFSAVLSSHGIQVTQRLRRGADIDAACGQLRRREEKPPVA
- a CDS encoding cobyrinate a,c-diamide synthase, giving the protein MNIPRFVIAGTSSGVGKTTIATGITYALHRRGLRVQPFKCGPDYIDPGYLSLAASGYCHNLDSWMLPEGNLKELFSYFNRSKDIAVVEGVMGLYDGHRKPEGGGSTAKIAKIIDAPVILVLNIAKMSESAAAMALGYCTYDPDVKVSGIILNQVGSQSHLRSAKSAIEERCGVPVIGYLPKTANLTLPERHLGLVPVAERGGGKSFLDELGDLIEEHIDLDQLLDLARKAPEFTLKQNAVLFPDHPISPRCRIAVARDEAFNFYYEANIEMLRAWGAEIVNFSPVADSILPAGTNGVYIGGGFPEVFLRELEANLSMKRAIRDAVASELPVYAECGGLMYLSQGIADFRGNRYEMVGLLPGYCEMQNKLQRLGYTKATALKSTPIAGKGQPIRGHLFHWSKLDEPDQTVAAYQVTDPKEQLEGFVLGPENNLLASYLHLHFGSDPRLAQKFVESATHRK